A region of the Deltaproteobacteria bacterium genome:
GAGGAGACCGGCATCAGAATGGTTCCACTCCAAAAAATGGTTTATGTGGAAGAGAAGGCCGAGTATATTCCCGAAGGCGACGTGGAGCCCGGAATGAACGTGAAGCAGATCTCCTCCAGCGAACTGCGGCGCAGGCTGGAGAACGGTCTGGCTATACCCGAATGGTTTTCGTACCCGGAAGTTGTGGCCGAGCTCAGGCTGGCCTATCCGCCCCGCTCAAAGCAAGGGTTTACCGTATTCATAACAGGACTGTCCGGGGCAGGCAAATCCACTCTTGCAAAAGTATTGATGGTAAAGTTCATGGAACTGCGCGACAGGCCTGTGACCCTTCTGGATGGCGACATTGTGAGAAGGAATCTTTCAAGCGAGCTTAGCTTTTCAAAAGATCACAGGAATCTAAACATAACCCGGATCGGATTTGTGGCAAGCGAGATCACAAAAAACGGTGGAATCGCCATCTGTGCGCCCATTGCTCCCTACGAGGAGTCGAGACGGCACAATCGCGAGCTCATTAGTCGTTATGGGGGCTATGTCGAGGTTTACCTTTCAACTCCCCTGGATGTTTGCGAGCAGCGGGACCGCAAAGGGCTCTATGCCAAGGCCAGGGCAGGAATCATAAAGGGGGTTACGGGTGTTGATGATCCCTATGTACCCCCGTCTGATCCTGAACTCGTGATTGACACTACCGAGGCGAGCCCGGACGAAGCCGCACAAGAGGTTTTGCTTTATCTCGAAGAGCAGGGGTATATCAGATAATGAAAAAAGCGCTTATAACCGGCATAACAGGTCAAGACGGGGCTTACCTTGCTGATTTTTTGCTCAAAAAGGGTTACGAGGTCCATGGAATCAAGAGAAGGGCTTCGTCATTTAACACAGGCCGTGTGGACCACCTTTACAAAGATCCCCACGATCTGGACGTCCGTTTCTTCATGCATTATGGTGATCTTACGGATGCCACAAACCTGATTCGCATCATCCAGGACGTTCAGCCCGACGAGGTATACAATATTGCCGCTCAGAGCCATGTCATGGTCTCATTTGAGACGGCAGAGTACACTGCTAACGCCGATGCGCTGGGGACACTGCGCCTCCTTGAAGCTATCAGGATTCTGAACCTCGAGGATAAGACCAGATTTTATCAAGCCTCCACAAGTGAGCTCTACGGAAAGGCCCAGGAGGTTCCCCAGCGCGAAACCACACCATTTTACCCCCGGAGCCCGTATGCAGCAGCAAAGCTTTATGCGTATTGGATAACCGTCAACTACCGTGAGGCGTACAATATGTTCGCTTGCAATGGGATTCTTTTTAACCACGAATCACCCGTCAGGGGGGAAACCTTTGTGACCCGCAAGATTACAAGGGCAGTGGCGCGCATCAAACTGGGGCTGCAAGAAAGCCTGTACCTGGGCAACTTGAACGCCAAGAGGGATTGGGGCTTTGCCG
Encoded here:
- the gmd gene encoding GDP-mannose 4,6-dehydratase yields the protein MKKALITGITGQDGAYLADFLLKKGYEVHGIKRRASSFNTGRVDHLYKDPHDLDVRFFMHYGDLTDATNLIRIIQDVQPDEVYNIAAQSHVMVSFETAEYTANADALGTLRLLEAIRILNLEDKTRFYQASTSELYGKAQEVPQRETTPFYPRSPYAAAKLYAYWITVNYREAYNMFACNGILFNHESPVRGETFVTRKITRAVARIKLGLQESLYLGNLNAKRDWGFAGDFVRGMWLMLQQEKPRDYVIATGQTHAVREFVEKSFQEVGIEIVWEGSGVDEVGKDRDMGKVLVQIDPRYFRPTEVDFLLGDASKARQDLGWEPKVSFDKLVKIMVQEDLKEAERDQLCSSAGFRTFNQFE